Proteins encoded by one window of Bubalus bubalis isolate 160015118507 breed Murrah chromosome 4, NDDB_SH_1, whole genome shotgun sequence:
- the DUSP13 gene encoding dual specificity protein phosphatase 13 isoform X11, producing the protein MTLERQRGVTTETEGWVGWPMAETSLPQLRGDAEATPCPSVLELEELLRAGKVSSSHVDEVWPNLYIGDAATANNRFELWKLGITHVLNAAHGGLYCQGSPDFYGSSVSYLGVPAHDLPEFDISVYFSSAADFIHRALSTPGAKVLVHCVVGVSRSATLVLAYLMLRQQLSLRQAVITVRERRWVFPNRGFLHQLCRLDQQLRGAGRS; encoded by the exons ATGACActggagaggcagagaggagtGACCACAGAGACAGAGGGGTGGGTGGGCTGGCCCATGGCGGAAACCTCGCTCCCACAGCTGAGGGGAGATGCCGAAGCCACGCCTTGCCCCAGCGTCCTGGAACTGGAGGAGCTCCTGAGGGCAGGGAAGGTTTCTTCCAGCCACGTGGATGAAGTTTGGCCCAACCTTTACATAGGAGATGC GGCCACAGCAAATAACCGCTTTGAGCTATGGAAGCTGGGCATTACCCACGTGCTGAATGCCGCCCACGGGGGCCTCTACTGTCAGGGCAGCCCTGACTTCTATGGCAGCAGTGTGAGCTACCTGGGGGTGCCAGCCCACGACCTTCCTGAGTTCGACATCAGTGTCTACTTCTCCTCTGCAGCTGACTTCATCCACCGTGCCCTTAGCACGCCTGGGG CCAAGGTCCTGGTGCACTGCGTGGTCGGGGTGAGCCGCTCCGCCACACTGGTCCTGGCCTACCTCATGCTGCGCCAGCAGCTCTCCCTGCGCCAGGCGGTGATCACCGTGAGGGAGCGCCGATGGGTCTTCCCCAACAGAGGTTTCCTTCACCAGCTCTGCCGGCTGGACCAGCAGCTGCGGGGTGCAGGCCGGAGCTGA